A genomic region of Chryseobacterium sp. KACC 21268 contains the following coding sequences:
- a CDS encoding type I restriction enzyme HsdR N-terminal domain-containing protein, producing the protein MQVPKLNFENDFDLQIKQDKDTFFIYDLVRKIWLVLTPEEWVRQHWLHYFRFIKKKNLSSLILEKKLELNGTTKRIDLLVTEKTKPKILIECKAPNIPLKQIHFEQIARYNSLIGAEQIIISNGLHHIFAIYKDEKYHFLDRKV; encoded by the coding sequence ATGCAGGTTCCGAAACTTAACTTTGAAAATGACTTTGATCTGCAGATCAAACAAGACAAAGATACATTTTTTATCTATGATTTAGTAAGGAAAATCTGGCTCGTACTGACGCCTGAAGAGTGGGTAAGGCAGCACTGGCTGCATTATTTCAGATTTATAAAAAAGAAAAACTTGTCATCATTAATTCTAGAAAAAAAGCTGGAACTAAACGGTACAACCAAGCGAATCGACCTTCTAGTCACAGAAAAAACGAAACCGAAAATACTGATCGAATGCAAGGCGCCAAACATTCCTTTGAAACAAATTCATTTTGAGCAAATTGCCCGATACAACAGTTTGATTGGTGCGGAACAGATCATTATCAGCAATGGACTTCACCACATTTTTGCTATTTACAAAGATGAAAAGTACCACTTTTTGGATAGAAAAGTCTAA
- the holA gene encoding DNA polymerase III subunit delta, giving the protein MKEIDIILKNIKNKELLPVYFLHGDESFYIDLAVKHFEQDVLEEDEKAFNQTVAYGRDTNYLEILSLARQYPMMGDKQLIIVKEAQDMKLNDDESKALETYLENPVPSTILIFAHKLKKLDARKKVTKTLAKSGMLFTSEKMKDYQLPTWIQGEMSVMGIKSAPNISHLLAEYLGNDLSRIANELNKLKIVLKDGAVLDGKIIEEHIGISKDFNIFELQKALATKDQAKAFSIAYYMGKNKKSNPVQMAFGALYNFFSNIVIYHTLTGQSPQNIASQMGVNPYAIKDYSEAARFYPLKHATRVISILREMDLKSKGVGVRQMEDDEIYKELVYKIIKVDELKVKV; this is encoded by the coding sequence ATGAAAGAAATAGATATTATCCTCAAAAATATTAAAAATAAAGAACTATTACCGGTTTATTTTCTTCACGGCGACGAGTCCTTCTATATCGATCTCGCTGTCAAGCATTTTGAGCAGGATGTTTTGGAGGAAGATGAGAAGGCTTTCAACCAAACGGTTGCTTACGGAAGAGACACCAATTATCTGGAAATTCTGTCATTGGCAAGACAATATCCAATGATGGGCGACAAACAGCTCATCATCGTGAAGGAAGCACAAGATATGAAACTGAATGACGACGAATCCAAAGCCTTGGAAACTTATCTGGAAAATCCCGTTCCGTCAACAATCTTGATTTTTGCTCACAAGCTTAAGAAATTAGATGCGAGGAAAAAAGTCACGAAAACATTAGCCAAATCCGGAATGCTTTTCACGAGTGAGAAGATGAAAGATTACCAACTTCCAACTTGGATCCAAGGCGAAATGAGTGTGATGGGAATCAAATCTGCGCCGAACATCAGCCACCTTTTGGCGGAATATCTCGGGAACGACCTTTCCAGAATTGCGAATGAACTCAACAAACTGAAAATCGTTTTGAAAGACGGCGCGGTTCTCGATGGAAAAATCATCGAGGAACATATTGGGATCAGCAAGGATTTCAACATTTTCGAACTTCAAAAAGCGTTGGCTACGAAAGATCAGGCGAAGGCTTTCAGCATTGCTTATTATATGGGCAAAAACAAAAAATCGAATCCTGTTCAAATGGCTTTCGGCGCGTTGTACAATTTCTTTTCGAATATCGTCATTTATCATACTTTGACGGGTCAATCTCCGCAGAACATTGCTTCTCAAATGGGCGTGAATCCTTATGCAATCAAAGATTACTCGGAAGCGGCGCGGTTCTATCCATTGAAGCACGCGACAAGAGTGATTTCCATTCTTCGCGAAATGGATTTGAAATCCAAAGGTGTTGGCGTGAGACAAATGGAAGATGACGAGATTTATAAAGAGCTCGTTTACAAAATCATCAAAGTGGATGAGTTGAAGGTGAAGGTTTAA
- the trxB gene encoding thioredoxin-disulfide reductase gives MENNILDCVIVGSGPAGFTAAIYAARASLKPELFTGLEPGGQLTTTTEVENFPGYPDGITGPEMMLHLQKQAERFETKVHYEMISKVEFSKVRGGVHKLSTGSREILAKSVIISTGAAAKYLGLEDEKKYSGGGVSACATCDGFFYRGKDVVVVGAGDTAAEEATYLSKICNKVTLLVRKDHFRASKVMVDRVLSTANIEVKYNHELIGIEGENFLVERAKVVNNLTDEVSTIDVHGIFIAIGHKPNTGIFKGQIDLDENEYIITEGKSARTNLPGVFAAGDVQDHHYRQAITAAGSGCMAAMDAEKYLGELAGENHTWVEQD, from the coding sequence ATGGAAAACAATATCTTAGATTGTGTGATTGTAGGATCTGGACCAGCTGGTTTTACAGCAGCGATCTATGCTGCCAGAGCAAGTCTGAAACCGGAATTATTCACAGGACTGGAGCCAGGAGGACAGTTGACGACGACTACAGAAGTAGAGAATTTCCCAGGCTATCCAGATGGAATCACTGGTCCGGAAATGATGTTGCATTTGCAAAAGCAAGCGGAACGTTTCGAAACGAAGGTTCATTACGAGATGATTTCCAAAGTGGAATTTTCCAAAGTAAGAGGGGGCGTCCACAAATTGAGTACAGGTTCTCGTGAGATTCTTGCCAAAAGTGTGATAATCTCCACTGGAGCTGCTGCAAAATATCTTGGCTTGGAAGATGAGAAAAAATATTCTGGCGGCGGTGTTTCTGCGTGTGCGACTTGCGATGGATTTTTCTACAGAGGAAAAGATGTTGTAGTGGTTGGCGCTGGAGATACGGCGGCGGAAGAAGCAACTTATCTATCAAAAATCTGTAACAAAGTTACCTTGTTGGTTAGAAAAGACCACTTCCGAGCTTCCAAAGTTATGGTAGATAGAGTCCTAAGCACAGCAAACATCGAAGTGAAATACAACCACGAACTCATCGGAATCGAAGGGGAAAACTTCTTGGTAGAAAGAGCGAAAGTCGTGAATAATTTGACTGACGAAGTTTCTACAATCGATGTTCACGGGATTTTCATCGCGATTGGTCATAAGCCAAATACAGGAATCTTCAAAGGACAAATCGACTTGGACGAAAACGAATATATCATCACCGAAGGCAAATCTGCAAGAACCAATCTTCCAGGTGTTTTCGCAGCAGGCGATGTTCAAGATCACCATTACAGACAGGCGATCACAGCGGCAGGAAGCGGTTGTATGGCAGCAATGGATGCAGAGAAGTATCTTGGTGAATTAGCTGGTGAAAACCATACTTGGGTAGAGCAGGATTAA
- a CDS encoding YoaK family protein, with protein sequence MLRNYSNSRTLGDNIRLGTLTAFTAGTINIASLLIFLSFTSNVTGHYAIFAAEISQGNWSQVAVVGGWIFLFFFGGFVANMSVINLNKKSKYFAHSFPIFLEILCLLAVGVYGQFFYEKTLGETEALVALMLFATGLQNGLTASISNFSVKTTHLTGTTTDLGILASMFTQKKFRKNPELIARAKLLMSIMAAYVLGAIFSGLTYYSLEFRVFYVISVCLLVVIGYDFYKINLRHFHTEYRYYRIFHKPTLIAFLYYKIHNKEEKRTTSHSRSKAKLAFSED encoded by the coding sequence ATGTTAAGAAATTATAGTAACAGCAGAACGTTGGGAGACAACATCAGACTGGGGACGCTGACTGCCTTTACGGCGGGGACTATAAACATAGCATCTCTATTGATATTTCTCTCTTTTACATCCAATGTCACAGGTCACTACGCCATCTTTGCGGCAGAAATTAGCCAGGGAAACTGGTCTCAGGTTGCAGTTGTAGGTGGATGGATTTTCCTGTTCTTCTTTGGAGGATTTGTAGCCAATATGAGTGTCATCAATCTTAATAAAAAAAGCAAATATTTTGCGCACTCATTTCCTATTTTTCTGGAGATATTGTGTCTTTTAGCAGTTGGAGTCTACGGTCAGTTTTTTTACGAAAAGACTTTAGGAGAGACAGAGGCTTTGGTTGCATTGATGTTGTTCGCAACAGGTCTTCAAAATGGTTTGACAGCCAGTATCTCAAACTTCTCCGTGAAGACCACTCACCTTACTGGTACGACTACCGATTTGGGAATCTTGGCGTCTATGTTCACACAGAAAAAATTCAGAAAGAATCCTGAATTAATTGCCAGAGCCAAATTACTAATGAGCATTATGGCGGCGTACGTTTTGGGAGCAATATTCTCAGGATTAACTTATTACAGTCTGGAATTTCGTGTATTCTACGTGATCAGCGTCTGTCTATTAGTTGTCATTGGTTATGATTTTTATAAGATCAATCTTCGACATTTCCATACAGAATACAGATATTACAGAATTTTTCACAAGCCAACTTTGATCGCTTTCCTGTATTATAAAATTCACAATAAGGAAGAAAAAAGAACAACAAGCCATTCTAGAAGCAAAGCAAAACTAGCTTTCAGCGAGGATTAA
- a CDS encoding HAMP domain-containing sensor histidine kinase has translation MLKRISTNQTKTMLLLMLVFTVVILLFSGLVYFSIVNFSHQRFYELLKIRATTIVQIEKSKPHIDNSTNQIITNLTREEELPMEKDYVFEIPKDSNYKKISHQIHIPDTFFKSIVKKGEANYNDKELYYIGQSFRSHNKDYIAIASAKNHYVVYYLGYLKRTLITCMILALFFSMIFSFYLSKTLFKPILKITNKVKEISSENLHLRLEPQPGNTELNELVDTFNGMLNRIETSFETQNHLIGNVSHELRTPLTSIMGEADVALSMKRTEEHYQETLQIILEEAEKLDKKIKALLMIAQTGFDGKIQKMDKVRMDQLLWDVIETATRINSDNNVFMDISMLPDNPKKLKVQGNEQLLHLAMANIINNACKYSNFQQVKVSLGATDTHVYIIVKDNGIGIPDSEFDKIYDPFFRASNTKNYEGYGIGLPLARNIIRIHNGELIINSKQNVGTTVQISFPIFVTY, from the coding sequence ATGCTGAAAAGAATCTCTACCAATCAAACCAAGACAATGCTTCTTCTGATGCTTGTTTTCACAGTAGTCATACTGCTTTTCAGTGGGTTGGTTTATTTTTCTATTGTTAATTTTTCTCATCAGAGGTTTTATGAATTACTGAAGATCCGCGCAACTACAATCGTTCAGATCGAGAAGAGCAAACCTCACATTGATAATTCTACCAATCAAATCATTACAAATCTGACCAGGGAAGAGGAATTGCCTATGGAAAAAGATTACGTTTTTGAAATCCCAAAAGATTCCAACTACAAAAAGATTTCTCATCAGATTCATATTCCGGATACATTTTTCAAAAGCATTGTAAAAAAAGGAGAAGCCAACTATAATGACAAAGAGCTCTACTACATTGGACAGAGTTTCCGCTCTCACAACAAGGATTACATTGCGATTGCTTCTGCGAAAAACCATTATGTTGTTTACTATCTGGGATATTTGAAGAGAACGCTGATCACTTGTATGATTCTGGCTCTTTTCTTTTCTATGATTTTTTCTTTTTATCTCTCTAAAACCTTATTCAAACCAATTCTGAAAATCACGAATAAGGTAAAAGAAATAAGTTCAGAAAACCTGCATCTCCGCTTGGAACCTCAGCCAGGAAACACGGAACTAAATGAGTTAGTCGACACCTTCAACGGAATGCTAAATAGAATCGAAACTTCTTTCGAAACACAAAACCATTTGATAGGAAATGTTTCCCACGAATTACGAACGCCATTGACCTCCATTATGGGTGAGGCCGATGTTGCGCTTTCTATGAAAAGGACAGAAGAACATTACCAGGAAACACTTCAGATAATCCTGGAAGAGGCTGAAAAACTGGATAAAAAAATCAAAGCATTGCTGATGATTGCCCAAACTGGATTTGATGGGAAGATCCAAAAAATGGATAAAGTGCGGATGGATCAATTGCTTTGGGACGTAATAGAAACGGCGACTAGAATAAATTCTGACAACAATGTCTTTATGGACATCAGTATGCTGCCGGATAATCCAAAAAAACTGAAAGTGCAAGGAAACGAGCAGCTACTGCATCTTGCTATGGCTAATATTATTAATAACGCTTGTAAATATTCTAATTTTCAACAAGTTAAAGTTTCACTTGGTGCCACGGACACGCACGTTTACATCATTGTAAAAGACAATGGAATCGGGATTCCTGATTCTGAATTCGATAAGATTTATGATCCCTTTTTCAGAGCTTCTAATACAAAAAACTATGAAGGCTACGGGATTGGATTACCGCTGGCAAGAAATATTATCCGAATCCATAATGGTGAATTGATCATTAATTCTAAACAAAATGTTGGCACAACCGTGCAAATCAGTTTTCCAATCTTTGTGACTTATTAA
- a CDS encoding response regulator transcription factor, whose translation MKKIILIEDESSVVSFIKKGLQELDYEISVALDGGTGIKMVDSNDFDMIILDIMLPDINGLEVCKEIRKKNKTVPILFLTALDSSENIVMGLESGGDDYLVKPFKFIELVARIKSLLRRSGHSNGADSNEVENDENIYQFEDLTVNDYTKKVSRSGTEISLTSTEYKLLLYFLNNPEKVISRAEILEAVWGVNYELGTNVVDVYVNYLRKKLDNQDDSKIIHTVIGMGYVLKKP comes from the coding sequence ATGAAAAAAATTATTCTGATCGAAGATGAATCAAGCGTTGTTTCCTTTATTAAGAAGGGTCTTCAGGAATTGGATTACGAAATTTCTGTAGCACTTGACGGAGGTACAGGAATCAAAATGGTAGATAGTAATGATTTTGATATGATCATCCTCGACATTATGCTGCCAGACATCAACGGTCTGGAAGTCTGTAAAGAAATCAGAAAGAAAAATAAAACGGTTCCTATATTGTTCCTGACCGCTCTGGATTCGTCCGAAAACATTGTGATGGGCTTGGAAAGTGGTGGTGATGATTATCTTGTAAAACCTTTTAAATTTATTGAGCTGGTTGCGAGAATCAAGTCACTGCTAAGACGCAGCGGACACAGCAACGGAGCAGATTCTAATGAAGTGGAGAATGACGAAAACATCTATCAATTCGAGGATTTGACTGTCAACGATTATACTAAAAAAGTGTCCCGAAGTGGAACCGAAATTTCACTGACATCAACAGAATACAAGCTACTACTCTACTTTCTAAACAATCCTGAAAAAGTAATTTCGAGAGCCGAAATACTGGAAGCAGTTTGGGGTGTGAATTACGAGTTAGGGACCAATGTAGTGGATGTTTATGTGAATTATCTGAGAAAAAAACTAGACAACCAGGATGATAGTAAGATTATCCATACTGTGATAGGAATGGGTTATGTTCTGAAAAAACCTTAA
- the crcB gene encoding fluoride efflux transporter CrcB, translating to MRNLVYIFLGGGFGSVMRFLISNYTQKLWNINAFPMGTFVVNISGCFLIGILSAYFLKVDNSFKYLLITGVCGGYTTFSTFSAENFSLWQNGNYNILILYSLVSLIVGILVVSLGFQLMKN from the coding sequence ATGAGAAATCTAGTTTACATTTTCTTGGGAGGCGGTTTTGGCAGCGTGATGAGATTTTTAATTTCGAATTACACTCAGAAATTATGGAATATCAACGCTTTTCCGATGGGAACTTTTGTTGTAAATATTTCCGGTTGCTTTTTGATTGGTATTCTATCAGCCTATTTTTTGAAAGTTGACAATTCTTTCAAATATCTTCTGATCACAGGAGTCTGCGGAGGTTACACAACTTTTTCAACCTTTTCTGCAGAAAACTTCTCGCTATGGCAAAATGGCAATTACAATATTCTAATTTTATACAGTTTAGTAAGTCTGATTGTGGGAATATTGGTGGTTTCCCTAGGCTTCCAATTGATGAAGAATTAA
- a CDS encoding ferritin-like domain-containing protein: MATKTKADTKSTAKKKTAAKSPITKTSTRKTPAKKDAAKKDAAKKLEDLFEDSLKDIYWAEKALVKALPKMYKNATDAKLKDAINSHLEQTKSQVKRLEDCFASLGKKAVAKKCDAMQGLLDEGTSIIEETEPGSVRDAGIIAASQKVEHYEIATYGTLAAFAKVLKEKKCLKNLLETLEEEKGCDELLTSIADTNLNSKAK, translated from the coding sequence ATGGCCACCAAAACTAAAGCTGATACAAAAAGTACAGCAAAAAAGAAAACTGCAGCAAAGAGTCCAATTACTAAAACATCAACTAGAAAAACACCCGCTAAAAAGGATGCAGCTAAAAAGGATGCAGCTAAAAAATTAGAAGATCTTTTTGAAGATAGTCTGAAAGATATCTATTGGGCAGAAAAAGCCCTTGTTAAGGCGTTACCAAAAATGTATAAAAATGCAACCGACGCAAAACTAAAAGATGCGATCAATTCACACCTTGAGCAGACCAAAAGTCAGGTTAAACGATTAGAGGACTGTTTTGCATCATTGGGAAAAAAAGCTGTCGCAAAAAAATGTGATGCTATGCAAGGTCTTTTGGACGAAGGGACAAGCATCATTGAGGAAACAGAGCCAGGAAGCGTGAGAGATGCAGGAATCATTGCTGCTTCACAAAAAGTGGAACATTACGAAATCGCTACTTATGGCACGTTAGCTGCCTTTGCAAAAGTTCTTAAGGAAAAAAAATGTCTTAAAAATCTACTGGAAACATTGGAAGAAGAAAAAGGCTGTGACGAATTGCTCACCAGCATTGCAGACACAAATCTTAATTCCAAAGCAAAATAA
- a CDS encoding AraC family transcriptional regulator: MKLYIKNMVSLRCKMVVHQELEKLKILNAVVDLGLVETEGDISFEQRDSLRINLSKSGLELMDDKKSILIEKIKTVVVELIHHFDEFPKENFSDHISRKLGYDYTYLANTFSEVKGITLQQFIIINKIEKIKELLLYDELNLTEISYKLNYSSVAHLSNQFKKVTGYSPSYYKRYNQKRQDNLEDL; the protein is encoded by the coding sequence ATGAAATTATATATAAAAAACATGGTAAGTCTCCGTTGCAAGATGGTTGTCCATCAAGAATTGGAAAAATTAAAAATTCTGAATGCCGTAGTAGATCTTGGACTGGTAGAGACTGAAGGTGATATAAGTTTTGAACAGCGGGATAGCCTTAGAATCAATTTATCCAAATCTGGACTAGAGCTAATGGATGATAAGAAAAGTATTCTCATTGAAAAAATAAAAACTGTAGTTGTGGAGTTGATTCATCATTTTGATGAGTTTCCCAAGGAAAATTTTTCAGACCACATCAGTAGAAAATTAGGCTATGATTATACTTATCTTGCTAATACATTTTCTGAAGTCAAAGGCATTACACTCCAACAGTTTATCATCATCAATAAAATTGAAAAGATAAAAGAATTGCTTTTGTATGACGAGCTCAATCTTACAGAGATTTCTTATAAGCTTAATTACAGTAGTGTGGCACATCTGTCCAACCAATTCAAAAAGGTCACTGGATATTCACCTTCTTATTATAAACGATATAATCAAAAACGCCAGGATAATCTGGAAGATTTATAG
- a CDS encoding acyl-CoA/acyl-ACP dehydrogenase, which translates to MNALALDLPTDSYSEFLERFKTSISSLFQKENIDQLSLSRGLPPNVWKEIFNLKPLSVAIPKEFGGRGVKVKECLGILSAASYESLPLSLTFGINIALFLEPLAKYGNEIIKGDIFKHFLDYGAMGGLMITEPDYGSDALSMRTQNQLIDNEYHVKGTKHWQGLTGLANYWLITSRNANAEGNLGRDVDFFIADTHKPNQNIEVLEYYDNAGLYMIPYGLNKVDVKLPQENKLIPESTGLKLMLDVLHRSRFQFPGMGMGFLKRMMDEATTHCKERIVGTSNLFALDQVQFQLAKMQSYFTLCSAMCAKSCKVSGIENDVSGSGVHANSMKALVTDMMQDSAQMLVQLSGGKGYRLSHIGGRGIMDSRPFQIFEGSNEMLYTQISEGILKDMKKKKTDNLGDYLAINELTANASKLYTKEFDFTIGSPISQRKMIDLGKIIARVVTVNDLLELNNEGFSQQLTDNSIEMVRQEIVMLLASLQHHKDISALCEIGDNSDWMKFA; encoded by the coding sequence ATGAATGCACTAGCATTGGATTTACCTACAGATTCTTACTCAGAATTTCTGGAACGTTTCAAAACTTCTATCTCATCACTTTTTCAAAAAGAAAATATTGACCAGCTCAGCCTTTCGCGAGGTTTGCCGCCCAATGTTTGGAAAGAGATCTTCAATTTGAAACCGTTATCTGTTGCTATTCCCAAAGAATTCGGTGGGAGAGGTGTGAAGGTGAAGGAGTGTCTTGGGATTTTGTCTGCTGCCTCATACGAGTCTTTGCCTTTGTCATTGACATTCGGGATCAATATTGCACTTTTCCTGGAGCCTTTGGCCAAATATGGGAATGAGATCATCAAAGGTGATATCTTCAAACATTTCTTAGATTATGGCGCAATGGGTGGATTGATGATCACAGAGCCAGATTACGGAAGTGATGCTTTGAGTATGAGAACTCAAAATCAATTGATCGATAACGAATATCACGTAAAAGGAACAAAACACTGGCAAGGTCTTACAGGATTGGCCAATTACTGGTTGATCACTTCCAGAAACGCCAATGCAGAAGGCAATCTGGGAAGAGATGTAGATTTCTTTATCGCAGACACGCACAAGCCAAATCAAAATATCGAGGTTCTAGAATATTATGACAATGCGGGATTGTATATGATTCCTTACGGTCTTAATAAAGTAGATGTCAAACTTCCTCAGGAAAATAAATTGATCCCAGAATCTACTGGATTAAAATTGATGCTGGACGTTCTTCACAGAAGCAGGTTCCAGTTTCCAGGAATGGGAATGGGATTCCTGAAAAGAATGATGGATGAGGCGACAACGCATTGCAAAGAAAGAATCGTTGGAACTTCCAATCTTTTCGCTTTGGACCAAGTTCAGTTTCAATTGGCAAAAATGCAGTCTTATTTCACGCTTTGTTCAGCAATGTGTGCGAAAAGTTGCAAAGTGAGCGGAATTGAAAATGATGTTTCAGGAAGCGGTGTTCACGCGAACAGTATGAAAGCTTTGGTGACGGATATGATGCAGGATTCTGCACAGATGTTGGTCCAGCTTTCTGGCGGGAAAGGTTACAGATTGAGCCACATTGGTGGACGCGGCATTATGGACAGCCGTCCGTTCCAGATCTTCGAAGGTTCCAACGAAATGCTTTATACGCAGATCTCAGAAGGCATCTTGAAAGATATGAAGAAGAAGAAAACCGATAACTTGGGAGATTATCTTGCCATCAATGAGTTGACAGCCAATGCTTCAAAACTTTATACAAAAGAATTTGATTTTACAATTGGAAGTCCAATCTCTCAAAGAAAAATGATCGATCTTGGTAAAATTATCGCAAGAGTAGTAACAGTCAATGACCTTTTGGAATTGAACAACGAAGGTTTCAGCCAGCAATTGACAGATAACTCTATCGAAATGGTGAGACAGGAAATCGTAATGCTTCTAGCTTCATTGCAACATCACAAAGACATCAGCGCATTATGCGAAATTGGTGATAATAGTGATTGGATGAAGTTCGCTTAA
- a CDS encoding cold shock domain-containing protein yields MADSFSKKENFKKKIAKQKEKAIRREERKSNNDKGKEAEFMYVDAYGRLTSTPPEERLEVNLDDIQLGAAPIEAEEAVKTGIVTFFSEKGYGFITEDGNKENVFFHSNNCVHLVKKGNKVSFEKERSPKGYSAINIQLIK; encoded by the coding sequence ATGGCAGATTCTTTCTCCAAAAAAGAAAATTTCAAGAAAAAAATCGCAAAACAAAAAGAAAAGGCTATTCGTCGTGAAGAGCGCAAGTCCAATAATGACAAAGGTAAAGAAGCAGAATTTATGTATGTGGATGCATACGGAAGATTGACTTCTACACCGCCAGAAGAAAGATTGGAAGTAAACTTGGATGATATCCAACTAGGTGCAGCGCCTATCGAAGCCGAAGAAGCTGTGAAGACAGGAATTGTAACGTTCTTTAGCGAGAAAGGTTACGGTTTTATTACAGAGGATGGTAACAAAGAAAACGTTTTCTTCCATAGCAACAATTGTGTGCACTTGGTGAAAAAAGGAAACAAGGTGTCTTTCGAAAAGGAAAGGTCGCCAAAAGGTTACTCCGCTATCAACATTCAACTTATCAAATAG